From the genome of Candidatus Tanganyikabacteria bacterium, one region includes:
- a CDS encoding SLBB domain-containing protein codes for MSLGRFVARIRALVAAVLMMSLLAPPAPALEETGGDSGAKAKAESPVVRKTDVVEAPPEGLDFALDTPEAIKNYVLSVGDKFTVNVWGQDLRFTETFTIPFEGRIFMPQVGEIEVRELTTAQVKQRIAAILARRHPGLNVSVLLVATRPIKVFLTGLVSRPGTVTVSALARLSAALAAAGGVLPYGSRRQISLKRYGETRPQIVDLYKFLHKGEIAGNPIVKAGDVINIPPLRNLAAIGGAINRAGTYEFLDGETVEELIAMGHGLKPDAAPSESSIVSMAGTVRADRVEKRLDLSVRAGLDRKLRPQDLITVPANTLSFVDLGRTRVTIAGAVAKPGTYALTVGTKLRDALYLAGGPKSGSGLQEVRIYHNVASGDTRFIDEPDKANAYRLLYDRDESQNLDLRDGDLILVPDSKDLAEDNAVYVYGQVGKPGKVAFRAGDRLSDYLNRAGGALDKANLRGVSVTRSSLGKSFGIDAHVILKEGKFDTDPELKPGDIVNVPEQFFYFSNGQDYINAILALVSVTGALFTIYNAIPRAQAAGS; via the coding sequence TTGTCCCTTGGTCGTTTTGTTGCTCGCATTCGCGCTCTGGTCGCCGCGGTTCTCATGATGTCCCTGCTGGCGCCACCGGCGCCGGCGCTAGAGGAGACCGGAGGGGACTCCGGGGCCAAGGCGAAGGCCGAGTCGCCGGTCGTGCGGAAGACCGACGTGGTCGAGGCCCCGCCCGAAGGCCTGGATTTCGCCCTGGACACGCCGGAAGCCATCAAGAACTACGTCCTGAGCGTCGGCGACAAGTTCACGGTCAACGTGTGGGGCCAGGATCTCCGGTTCACCGAGACGTTCACCATCCCCTTCGAGGGGCGGATCTTCATGCCGCAGGTGGGCGAGATAGAGGTCAGGGAGCTCACGACCGCTCAGGTCAAGCAACGCATCGCGGCCATCCTGGCCAGGCGGCACCCGGGGCTCAACGTCTCGGTCCTGCTGGTGGCGACGCGGCCCATCAAGGTCTTCCTGACAGGCCTGGTTTCGCGGCCCGGCACGGTGACGGTGTCGGCCCTGGCCCGGCTCTCGGCGGCCCTGGCGGCGGCCGGCGGGGTCCTGCCGTACGGGTCCCGCCGGCAGATCAGCTTGAAGCGGTACGGTGAGACCAGGCCCCAGATCGTGGATCTCTACAAGTTCCTGCACAAGGGCGAGATAGCCGGCAACCCGATCGTCAAGGCGGGCGACGTGATCAACATCCCGCCCTTGCGCAACCTGGCCGCGATAGGCGGCGCGATCAACCGGGCGGGCACTTACGAATTCCTCGACGGCGAGACCGTGGAAGAGCTCATAGCCATGGGACACGGCCTCAAGCCCGATGCCGCGCCGTCGGAATCCAGCATCGTCAGCATGGCCGGGACCGTCAGGGCCGACCGGGTCGAGAAGCGGCTGGATCTCTCGGTGCGGGCGGGCCTCGACCGCAAGCTGCGGCCTCAGGATCTCATCACGGTTCCCGCCAACACCCTCAGCTTCGTCGATCTCGGGCGAACTCGGGTGACCATCGCGGGGGCGGTGGCGAAGCCGGGCACGTACGCGCTCACCGTCGGCACCAAGCTCCGCGACGCGTTGTATCTGGCGGGCGGCCCGAAATCCGGCTCCGGGCTCCAGGAGGTGCGCATCTACCACAACGTGGCGTCGGGCGACACGCGCTTCATCGACGAACCCGACAAGGCCAACGCCTATCGCCTGCTCTACGATCGCGACGAGTCCCAGAACCTCGACCTGCGGGACGGCGACCTGATCCTCGTCCCCGACAGCAAGGATCTGGCCGAGGACAACGCCGTGTACGTCTACGGCCAGGTCGGCAAGCCCGGCAAGGTGGCCTTCCGGGCCGGCGATCGGCTCTCGGACTACCTCAACCGGGCGGGCGGCGCGCTCGACAAGGCCAACCTGCGGGGGGTGTCGGTCACCCGATCTTCCCTGGGGAAGTCCTTCGGAATAGACGCCCACGTCATCCTGAAAGAGGGCAAGTTCGACACGGATCCCGAACTAAAGCCCGGCGACATCGTCAACGTGCCCGAGCAGTTCTTCTACTTCTCCAACGGTCAGGACTACATCAACGCCATCCTGGCGCTGGTCTCGGTCACCGGTGCGCTATTCACGATCTACAACGCCATCCCCAGGGCACAGGCGGCGGGGTCCTAG
- a CDS encoding NAD(P)/FAD-dependent oxidoreductase: MQTAIIIGGGPAGLTAAYELLTRSGVKPIVFEATRELGGLARTVNYKGNRIDIGGHRFFSKSDRVMNWWQDRMPPQTRPSRDDIVLGRPLPASATPRNGVEADPERIDRVMLIRGRLSRIFYLRKFFDYPVALNFNTVANLGAVRIFKTGVSYVLTRLFPIAHEKSLEDFFINRFGRELYRTFFKDYTEKVWGVPCGDIKPEWGAQRIKGLSVTKALLHAARKVFTRGDASLDQKNIETSLIERFLYPKLGPGQMWEETANLILERGGEIHMGHTVVGMRVEGGKIVEVTVRDEATGLTRAVAADHVISTMPVRDLVAALGDAVPAEVASVARGLMYRDFMTVGLLLKKLAIRNQTAFRTVGDIVPDNWIYIQEPDVKIGRLQIFNNWSPYMVSDPDTVWVGLEYFCNEGDELWSMPDAQFAQFGIEELAKISIIDKADVLDSTVIRAPKAYPAYFGTYDSFDVLRTYFDTIDNLFLVGRNGMHKYNNQDHSMLTAMTAVDNIIHGVTSKDNIWAVNTEQEYHEEKGEAPATAPGVLEERLPASEPAKEPAPTA; the protein is encoded by the coding sequence TTGCAGACAGCCATCATCATTGGCGGAGGGCCCGCGGGCCTGACCGCCGCATACGAGCTACTGACCCGGTCGGGCGTCAAGCCCATCGTCTTCGAGGCCACGCGCGAGCTTGGCGGCCTCGCCCGCACCGTCAACTACAAGGGCAACCGCATCGACATCGGCGGGCACCGCTTTTTCTCCAAATCCGACCGCGTGATGAACTGGTGGCAGGACCGCATGCCGCCGCAGACCCGGCCGTCGCGGGACGATATCGTGCTCGGCCGGCCGCTGCCGGCGTCGGCCACGCCGCGCAATGGCGTCGAGGCCGATCCCGAGAGGATAGACCGGGTCATGCTCATCCGCGGCCGCCTGTCGCGGATCTTCTACCTGCGCAAGTTCTTCGACTACCCGGTAGCCCTCAACTTCAATACCGTCGCCAACCTCGGCGCCGTGCGGATCTTCAAGACGGGCGTCAGCTACGTGCTCACGCGCCTGTTCCCGATCGCCCACGAAAAGTCGCTCGAGGACTTCTTCATAAACCGCTTCGGCCGCGAACTCTACCGGACGTTCTTCAAGGACTACACCGAGAAGGTCTGGGGCGTGCCCTGCGGCGATATCAAGCCCGAGTGGGGCGCCCAGCGCATCAAGGGCCTCTCGGTGACCAAGGCGTTGCTGCATGCCGCCAGGAAGGTCTTTACCAGGGGCGACGCGTCGCTCGACCAGAAGAACATCGAGACCAGCCTCATCGAGCGCTTCCTGTACCCCAAGCTCGGCCCCGGCCAGATGTGGGAGGAGACCGCCAACCTCATCCTCGAGCGCGGCGGCGAGATCCACATGGGCCACACGGTGGTCGGCATGCGGGTCGAGGGCGGGAAGATCGTCGAGGTGACCGTGCGGGACGAGGCGACCGGCCTGACGCGCGCCGTGGCCGCCGACCACGTCATCTCGACCATGCCGGTACGCGATCTGGTCGCCGCCCTCGGGGACGCGGTGCCCGCCGAGGTGGCGAGCGTGGCGCGAGGCCTCATGTACCGCGACTTCATGACCGTCGGCCTGCTGCTCAAGAAGCTCGCGATCCGCAACCAGACCGCATTCAGGACCGTGGGCGACATCGTCCCCGACAACTGGATCTACATCCAGGAGCCCGACGTGAAGATAGGCCGCCTGCAGATCTTCAACAACTGGAGCCCCTACATGGTCAGCGATCCGGACACCGTCTGGGTCGGCCTCGAGTACTTCTGCAACGAAGGCGACGAGCTTTGGTCGATGCCCGACGCGCAGTTCGCGCAATTCGGCATCGAGGAGCTTGCGAAGATCAGTATCATCGACAAGGCCGATGTGCTGGATAGCACCGTGATCCGCGCCCCCAAGGCTTACCCCGCCTACTTCGGCACCTACGACAGCTTCGACGTGCTGCGGACGTACTTCGACACCATCGACAACCTCTTCCTGGTCGGCCGCAACGGCATGCACAAGTACAACAACCAGGATCACTCGATGCTGACGGCCATGACCGCGGTGGACAACATCATCCATGGCGTGACGAGCAAGGACAACATCTGGGCGGTCAACACCGAGCAGGAGTACCACGAGGAAAAGGGCGAGGCGCCCGCGACCGCGCCGGGAGTGCTCGAAGAACGCCTGCCGGCCTCAGAGCCCGCCAAGGAGCCCGCGCCGACCGCGTAG
- a CDS encoding response regulator produces the protein MPRVLIVDDATVMRTVLRTILTKNGYEIAGEAADGDDAIRVYGEVKPDVVTMDIIMPKMTGIQALQAILATDPTARIIMCTADNSREMVINSLKAGAKDYVIKPFSVERLLEAIKKAVGA, from the coding sequence TTGCCCAGGGTCCTGATCGTCGACGACGCGACGGTCATGCGTACCGTTCTGAGGACCATCCTGACCAAGAACGGCTACGAGATCGCAGGGGAGGCGGCTGACGGCGACGATGCGATAAGGGTCTACGGCGAGGTCAAGCCGGACGTCGTGACGATGGACATCATCATGCCCAAGATGACCGGTATCCAGGCCTTGCAGGCCATCCTCGCCACCGATCCGACGGCCAGGATCATCATGTGCACGGCTGACAACTCCCGGGAGATGGTCATCAATTCGCTCAAGGCGGGCGCCAAGGACTACGTCATCAAGCCGTTCAGCGTCGAGCGACTGCTCGAAGCCATCAAGAAAGCCGTGGGAGCCTAG
- the ilvC gene encoding ketol-acid reductoisomerase, which produces MGLLYDLSPDAINGRRVAVLGYGAQGHAHALNLRDSGASVVIGLPATAARRQAALDAGFEVREPALAVAGAEYAALLVPDETMREAHAAIAPALEPGAALVFAHGFALHYGQVVPRADCDALLVAPKGQGRTVRSAFVAGGGVPAIVSAFQDASGAGRERALAYAAGLGAGRAGIVEASVAEETEADLFSEQAVLCGGVTQLVRTGFEVLVEAGYSPEVAYFECLHELKLVVDLLHEGGLSGMHRGISNTAEYGDRTAGPRLQELPLRKAMREILAGVRSGSFARAWLAEAAAGAPTLAAEREAEEAHPIERVGRELRSRMVWGK; this is translated from the coding sequence TTGGGGCTCCTGTACGATCTCTCCCCCGACGCGATCAACGGCCGGCGCGTGGCCGTCCTGGGCTACGGCGCGCAGGGACACGCGCACGCCCTCAACCTGCGCGACAGCGGCGCTTCGGTCGTGATCGGGCTGCCGGCGACGGCCGCGCGGCGCCAGGCGGCGCTGGATGCGGGCTTCGAGGTGCGGGAGCCCGCACTGGCGGTGGCCGGCGCCGAGTATGCGGCGCTGCTCGTGCCGGATGAGACGATGCGCGAGGCCCACGCGGCGATAGCTCCGGCCCTCGAACCGGGTGCCGCCCTGGTCTTCGCGCACGGCTTCGCGTTGCACTACGGGCAGGTGGTGCCGAGAGCCGATTGCGACGCCCTGCTGGTCGCGCCCAAGGGCCAGGGGCGGACCGTGCGCTCGGCCTTCGTGGCCGGCGGCGGCGTGCCGGCGATCGTATCGGCGTTCCAGGACGCCTCCGGCGCGGGTCGCGAGCGGGCGCTAGCCTATGCGGCGGGCCTGGGCGCCGGGAGGGCCGGAATCGTCGAGGCCTCCGTCGCCGAGGAGACCGAGGCCGATCTGTTTTCCGAGCAGGCGGTGCTGTGCGGCGGCGTAACACAACTGGTACGAACCGGTTTCGAGGTTCTGGTCGAAGCGGGGTATTCACCCGAGGTGGCGTACTTCGAGTGCCTGCACGAACTCAAGCTCGTCGTGGACCTGCTCCACGAGGGCGGCCTCTCGGGCATGCACCGCGGCATCAGCAACACCGCCGAGTACGGCGACCGGACGGCGGGGCCGCGACTCCAGGAGTTGCCGCTGCGCAAGGCCATGCGCGAAATCCTCGCCGGCGTGCGAAGCGGGTCCTTCGCCCGGGCCTGGCTGGCCGAGGCGGCCGCGGGGGCGCCGACGCTGGCGGCCGAGCGTGAGGCCGAAGAGGCGCACCCGATCGAGCGGGTCGGCCGGGAACTGCGGTCCCGGATGGTCTGGGGCAAGTGA
- a CDS encoding YjbH domain-containing protein produces the protein MNPLIWLLSATPSADPSVLGYTGLLHVPTAEVRQDATLAFRWLDAPEPLLQFPGTDRVNRTYSVILPFFPFLEGTLSFVQVVGWTDPEVPLLPYAVHRAFNAKARLPVDWAGPAVAAGVLDPVSANFLSSGGKLNTHYGLTTFYAVATQRLGPLSLTAGYGYGDRAEGKWGRTKPFLDGVFGGADLALPGGLDLLAEYDGITANYGARLALPWGFGLQGGFAGGGWTAGLAAAIRL, from the coding sequence ATGAATCCCCTGATCTGGCTGCTTTCCGCGACGCCCAGCGCCGATCCGAGCGTGCTGGGCTACACGGGCCTCCTGCACGTGCCGACGGCCGAGGTCCGGCAGGACGCGACCCTGGCTTTCCGGTGGCTCGACGCGCCCGAACCGCTGCTGCAGTTCCCGGGCACCGACCGCGTCAACCGCACCTATTCGGTGATCCTCCCGTTCTTTCCCTTCCTGGAAGGGACGCTGAGCTTCGTGCAGGTGGTCGGGTGGACCGATCCCGAAGTGCCGCTGCTGCCCTACGCCGTCCACCGGGCATTCAACGCGAAGGCGCGGCTGCCGGTCGACTGGGCGGGGCCGGCCGTCGCGGCCGGCGTGCTGGACCCCGTTTCGGCCAACTTCCTCTCGTCGGGCGGAAAGCTCAACACGCACTACGGCCTGACGACCTTCTACGCCGTGGCGACGCAGCGCCTGGGGCCGCTATCCCTCACGGCTGGCTACGGCTACGGCGACCGCGCCGAGGGCAAGTGGGGCCGGACGAAGCCCTTCCTCGACGGCGTCTTCGGCGGCGCCGACCTGGCGCTGCCCGGCGGCCTCGACCTGCTCGCCGAGTACGACGGCATCACGGCCAACTACGGCGCCCGCCTGGCCCTCCCGTGGGGCTTCGGGCTGCAGGGCGGCTTTGCGGGCGGCGGCTGGACGGCGGGCCTCGCGGCGGCGATCAGGCTATGA